The DNA window acaaatgtatTGTCACATACAATATAGGTGCAGTGAAAGGTGTTATTTTATGGTAAGCCATAGAAGTACAGCCctcctggagcaaattagggttaagtgccttgctcaagggcacatcgacaggttTTTCACCTTGTCCGCTCGGatattcaaaccagtgacctttcggttactggcccaatgctctaaccactaggcttcctgctgcCCAGACATGTGCATGATGTAAAAAAAGGGTCTGTCTCATAACATTGTCATAAATAGCCTATGGTCTTCAGTCTGTAGGCTACATAAAAACCCCATAGGCTACTACTCTTTCTACTATAGactacatgatttatgttagatgACTTTAgcgttggtggagtgctgcagcgcTGCGAGACTAGACTCCATGATAAAGGAagtttatgatgaacttcaccaacagagtggagcagagaccaggctttgtggaatcTAGCTCTGACTACATCGATTTGCCCAATGGCAATAAATTAAAATGTCATTATGAAACACCTACCATGTACctatgaataaaataaaatgtcattatgAAACACCTACCATGTACCTatgaaataaaatcaaatgtttgtcctctgtagttgcgtgccttttgtttgtttgctgaaatcccTACTTTTTCAATAaacgttaatcaaatacaaccatCAACCTTTTGCTCGTTTCTGTTTCATGAAGATGGCAACCATTGGAAGCTGCTGAGGGGTGGACGGCTCATAATagtggctggaacggagcaaatggaatggcatcaaacacattgaaaccatgtttgatgtatttgctaccattccaccgattccgtttcagccattaccacgagcccgttctgcCCAATTAAgcagccaccaacctcctgtgatggcAACTCAGTGCGAATGTGCATGTGTCAATTTAATTTCCGATGATGTTTGTAAATGAAACCTAGGCTATAAAATTATTGTAATATGtacaaaaatgtatatttctacaatttttttctctctcatagTTATTTAtcactctggagtgatgaatcacagttcactatctggcagtccgaaggactaatctgggtttggcagatgtcaGGAGAACACTAACTGCCCGAAtacataatgccaactgtaaagtgtggtggaggaggaataatggttgggggctgtttttcatagtttaggctccttagttccagtgaagggaaatattaacactacagaatacaatgacatttgAGATGATTCTGTCCTTCTAACTTTGGGagaaaagtttggggaaggccctttcctgtttcagcatgacaatgcccccgtgcacaaagcgaggtccatacagaaagggtttgtcgagatcggtgtggaagaacttgactggcctgcacagagccccaaCCTCAACTCCTTTGGACaccattgggatgaattggaacgccaactgcgagcgagccaggcctaatcggcaaacatcagtgcctgacctcactaatgctcttgtggctgaatggaagcatgtccccgcaccaatgttccaacatctagaggaaaggAGCTGATCATCTAtttacattgattgaagtggttTGGACTCATGTTTAATTTGTTTTAAGTACTGTCCATAATTGTACATTACTGTATGTGACCGGCCCCTGTGGCTTAGGCAAACGCAATAACTTCTACACTACGGAaactgaaagagaggaggggtcgtgtcacggttgtcgtcggttaaggaggaccaaaacgcagcaggtatgtgtatgcgcATCTCGAAGTtttaataagtacaaaatgaacaccaaaataacaaacagcaaTACTATCgacaaaaacagtctggcaaagcataggctcaacacagaacaatcacccacaaataccaaacacaaacacaccctactatatgggactctcaatcaaaggcagatagacaacacctgccttcaactgagagtcccaaccccaattaaccaaacatagacatacactcactagactccacatagaaatacctaaacataaaccaacacccggaattactaactcaaacacccttttaacaaaaacacaccaccctgaaccacataaaacaaataccctctgccacgtcctgaccaaactacaaaacaattaaccttatactggccaggacgtgacaggtagaaAGTAGTATAATATCCCAAATGAAATCCTTACCCTGATATAAATCAATTAATGCATCTACTGTAATACATGAATGGTTTATTAGTATAGTCTAGATTTGGAGTTTAGAGAGCATGTAAATTTGCTCATAAAGAGGTGGATTATATTTCTAAGCATTCTAACCCCTGTATGTGCATTAGGATTTAGTacggatctccattagttcctgccaaggtagcatctactcttcctggggtccagcaaaatgaaggcatttataaacaattacaagcattcaattacaacagatttcacaacaacATTAGGTTTGTgtcctcaggccactactcttctaccacatatctacaacacaaaatccatgtgatTTGAAGGTGCTCCACTCTTGGCGTCTCTGTCGTTTAGGTCAATTTAAATATAGACATAATAAGGCTTAACAATGGGAACGGTGCCACGGGTGCTCAATACCCTTAAATGTTTTATAGCTACTAGGCCATATGATCATTATTTTATTGAGTTGCAGCCAGGTTAGCCTATTTATTTTATGTAGCCTAGTTTTTCCCTTAATTTAAATTAAAATGTGAATGAAATTCCTTGAGATAAGCAAGACATATGATAAAATGAATGTTCAAATGAATATTCATGCATATTAAGTTAAAGAAGAAAACAATACATTTAGGATGTAAAGTTTATGAACGGGGCCAACGACCGTTGAGCACTGCGACCGGTGAAGAGGGTGGGGCATGAAAAGATGCACTCTTTGGCTGCGCTTCGCGTCATCTCAACCCAAAGAATTTGCTATAGAAGGAAACCGAAGAGTGGACCTACCGTTTTCTATGAATTTGGTCCGCACACAAAGTACTGTCTAGTAGCTACATTTGTTAATATGGCTTGTTTTCTGTGTTTATTGTAAAAGGTCGCGCGCGCAAGAAAAGGAATTTCATCAACGATTTTTGCGTTGAGATTGCGTTGTTTGTTAAAATTGTGACGGTATGCAGACAGGATTTGTAATTTGAACACTGTATTCGACAGTACTTTTCCGAAGGGATATACATGTTTGACCTTGGCACCCAAGGAATGATTTGAATCCAATCAAAATGTCATCGGTAAGATCACTGTGATGCGTGTCTTTCAGCAGGTGTCGGGTGGAATTTTCTATATCAATTTAGGAAGATACTCATAATACCTCACTAGGCTATTCTAGCTTGACATTTCTTTCGTACATATATATGGATATTAAATAATTGTAGACCACTGATAATTGTCGGTCTTGGCTATGCCCCTATGGCAAGTTTATGAATCATACAACCTACTTGGAGTTACATAACAAAGTGGTTTATTAAATTAAAGATTTTGAATGCATTTTGACCATTCTTATTCGTATTtcattcaaaatatatattttgttaacatgtaaaactttttttttttattattacagATTTAAAGATTATCTTCATTTTGGGAGCTGCCGCTGAGCAGAACCACTCAGGCACTGATACACTGAAGTGGTCAGGTTTTTCCTAATCAGAATCCTGCTTGGGAGATGGAGGTGATTCGTCGCTCTTCTGTGTTTGCAGCCGGGATGATGGAGGCCTTTGATCATTCCCCGTCCGACAAAGAACTGGTGTCCAAGTCCAAGGCACTGTGTAGGGACTACATACACTCTAGGCtcaacctctatgggctaggctcGTCCAAAACTCAGGTGGACTCAACGCTTTGTGATGTGGCTGCTGTGCTTCTCTGTCTCGGTAAGAACCTGCTGCAAACCGTTACATGTGAAACTTCACATAAAAAATAGCCTCGTTTCTCTTGAGAATCCCTATGTTCCACTGAATAAATATGGTACACACTGTACTGGATTTGTCCACCACGTGTATATCAGTGGCTTGCCTTGAGATTAAGGACTGGCACAGACCGACATGCATGACCCAGAATGCTATTAAAAACCCGGCTGGCAGTCCGAGGTGAGGGCAATCAAGCTACTGAATGGTTCAGTTTGGTATGCTAATTGAGACAGGTGAGATGACACTTACATACCACACAGGCCCCTCTTGTTCCTCATCTATATTTACTAAATGGGTGGTGCAGGATCTGTCTGGACACACTGGTGGGTTGTGGGCTATGGCTGATTTGTTCAGCTTGGTTTGTGGCCAAGACAATAGATTTGTTTACTTTGTCGATCACAGCACATCTATAAAAGCCAAAAAGTTTTGGGGAAAAACTGACTTAGTTTCTATGACCAGTCTGGTTATCCTAACGCCCCTGTGGTTCAATGATTGCCCCTTATTAGACAGTGAAACAAGCTGCAGTTGCTGCATCCATTTTGGATGTATAAAttaatatgtacccattgattcttgaagaatataaataAAGGCCTCGAGCTATGTTCAACTGTCgtactccatcagaacccaaagtATAAgtgttttttttactccaatgtttgtaaacaaagtagatgttaacactatatagcctcaacatgATTTAAACTATAGGTTTGATATCATggctggtcagtccttgcatccatagctctgtctaagaatttgagcaattccatttctccagccccattccctcagctttttacccaaACAGGCGGGGAGGCACTTTATTGTCTCAATTGCAGATTGCCACTTTAAGTAATTTATTGGGTTGATAGACCAGTCATGCTTTCTCAGCGCCATCCTGTTCCTAAATGTTTAGCCTTGTGGTCGCCCCTGGTTTTCCTAGGTGATGAGCTGGAGTGCATGCGGCCCAGTGTCTACCGGAACGTGGCGAGACAGCTCAACATCTCAGTAGCCATGGAGACCATGGTTTCTGATGCCTTCGTTGCCGTGGCAACAGAGATATTCGCAGCAGGTGAACAACTTCAAAGGGTTGGGGGTTGATGTTGCATAAGCTGACCAGTCAGGGCTGAGTTTTGGCAACACACAAGAACATCAGGTGTCTGGAACAACTGTCCTATTCCGTCACTGGTACATGCAGTCTCTGCTGTGTAAAAGCATCACACAGTAGCCTATATCTTTATTTTCTTTACTTGACATGTTTTTCTGTCTATTGGACATAGACAAGTTGAAACTTTGACaaaaacatgcatttatttttatcTAACAGCTCACATTCCGTCACTAGTACACACAGTTTCTGCTATGGATCATGTCACTAAAGAGCAAAAAGGTAATTCAATGCCATACATGAATTACTGCTACAGTACAACATGGGTCCCCTGGACTGCATTAATAATATGTCGCTCAAACTTGGCTCTGTGTCTGGAAAgataaaaatagcctacattcgAAAGCATTTTTCAAGCAGGCATTTAGGCAGAACTGTGACTGTTTTGACGTCACCAGAGGCATTTTTGGAACACCGTGGGATTCCTCCAGACAGAAAAACAAACCTTTGACCAAGGCAACATTGGCCTTTTGGGATGTGGTGTTAAACGGCAGTATATTTATTAGACTAAAAAAAGATAAGCAAGATTCCTTACATGTAATGATTGCAATAGAGACTAATAAATAAGGATTTAATGTCAATCAAATGCTGCACTCAGAATAATGGATTGTAATGGATCAAAATCCCAACTCTGATCATGAACTGTTCTTAAAAAAACGATTGAAGTGTTTCAACTTCCGACCATTATGACATCATTGGATTACATTCGATAAGGAAGTGCTTTGGCTAGACGTTCCGTGTAACCTTGCCTCTTTAACTCATTGCCAAGTGCACAAACTAATCTTGCTTCCCCAATGTCCCCGatttctctcccttcccttctaccccttctcttcctccatcttCTCCTTATCCCCAGACAATCTAGTCTTGGCTGGGTCGTCTCACGTCAGATCTCTGTAGGGAGTTAGACGACGTGAGTAACTCCCTGTCCCAGAGGGAGTTAGCTTGTTTAAGCCTTCCCTGAGGTCCATAGATCCCTAGAACCAGGTCACAGGTCAGTCAGTGAAGGCAAACAAAAAAGGCTTAAAGGAGGCTAATGCCATTAGCCTTCTTGTTGCATCACAGTCATATGAATAGCTCCTGTTAGTTTGCTTCCTGTGAGCAACAGGTGTGCATTTCTTtgtttaatattattattttgaaGCTCTTGTGGAAAATagtagaaaaatgtatgtaaataatGATTATGAAAAATGGCGTTAGGTACCccagcggttaagagcattgggccagtaaacaaaaggttgctggtttgaatccctgagccgactaagTGAAAAATGTGTCTATGGctttgagcaaggtacttaaccctaatcactcctgtaagtcgctctggataacagcgtctgctaaatgactataatGCAAAGAAAGAAGCAGTACTGCAGTGTGACGTCCTCTATAAATATGGGCCAATGCCTCTTCTCTAAACGCTGATGAAGGATGCCCCCGAAACGCGTTTGTTCTGACCTCtgatgcaaaaaatatatacatcaaAGCAGACTATTTCAGTGAGTGCAGGTTTTTCCGTTCTTCAAGCATCAGTCATAATACGTCTGACAGCCAAACGGCTTTACTAGGAAACTAATGACCGTTTCTTTGATGTAGAGCTCTGATGCGACTGCAACCGTCTTGCTTTCTCTCTGGATAATGGACATACTGTACAGTTGACTTCTGAAGTATGCAGTGTCTTGGCACTGTATCTCTGCACTAGACTGCAGCATGTTGAAGTAGAGCAATTGAAAATACTGTACAATGGGGTCTGAAATTGACACCCTTAAtaaaaattagcaaacatttctcaaAGGTAGGCGTCAAAAcgattgacacccctgttttcaatacttcaaacaacaggttttcaatgggtttcaagtctgGAGAGTGGAGACAGATGTCAatgcaaaatgtagatttttgttGCCAATTAACCATATCTTTGTAGATTTTGACACGTGCCTGGGGTTATGGTCTTGCTGGAAGAGTTTCAGTCGCCtgacagaggcaaccaggtttttggctaaaatgtcctggtactgggtaaaattcatgatgccgttgaccttaacaagggccccatgaccagtggaagcaaaatagccccataacatcaaagatcaaCTACCCTATTTTACAGCaggtatggggttattttctgctcTTGTATTCTTATTgcgacgccaaacccaccactgctGTGCATGGCCAAAGAGTATTTTCTTGTCCTCCAACAAATATAAATGCCTGTTTGCTAAAGGGCATTGGCACATGGATTTGAACATCGGCATcgtgaactttacccagtaccaggaggctgaaacttggcttcACACAtcaaaatatgcaaataaatggtTTATTGGccacaaaaatcaacattttgcaatggccatctcaatCTCCGGACTTGAaatccattgaaaacctgtggtttgaatggAAGAAGGCCCACCATAAGCTCATCAAGGGCTCATAAGGACATCAAGGATCTGGGAGGATTGTGTGTGgaagaatggtctaagatccctccgtGTTCTACAAAAAGGCTCAGTGCAGTTAAGGCATTGAAAACGAGTGTCAATGTTTaccccctttttttttttaaagattgttTAACAATTCATCTTTCTCTGAGCAACTGTATTACTATAACATATAAATACCCCTCTTTTGAGTCTctaatatagctcagtatttgatttatttaatttGGTCACTTTTGCTAATCGTTATCAATGGTGTCAATTTCGGACCCCACTGTGTTTGAATTGGGACTGGTGAACTGCAGTGCACACTTATCAGCAGTAACTGCCTCAACTGTTTTGATATGAGCTATGTACTTTTTATTAATGTTGCAGTATTGCAATACATAGTATGAAGCGTCATTATCAACTAACCACAATCAGCCAACTGATCCGTGATTCTCGCTCTCCCGACCACAGGTATCACATGGGGGAAGGTGGTATCTATGTATGCCGTGGCTGGGGCTCTGGCGGTGGACTGCGTGCGACAGAACCAGCCAGCTACGGTCCAAACCATAGTGGACAGCCTGGGCCAGTTTGTCCGCAAGAACCTGGCCCCTTGGCTGAAGAAACGCGGAGGATGGGTGAGTGGCTGGACTGTTGTTCACCAAGGGACAGTTTTGTTTCGTAACTACCACATCGTTGTGGTtcttcgaacacaccgacagcGTCGTTGCGCAAAATAGTATGCAGCTTCATCTGGATAAGTATGCAACAAAAGTttaacattcaccttctgctaccatttctgtcaagccgtctaacGCATACATTTTGACGAATATGTTCGATAAATCCTATGTATGCACCACGCCGAACGCAATCGCTGCGTTTCATTGGAActgaatgtaattctggtgtaccaaatgcaatgacgctgtcgggGTATTCGAAGCAGGATGCTTACTGAATCCAGCAGACCTTCCCCTCAATGTAGTTTTTTGAAGGATGCAGAGTTTAGCTTatgctgccctctagtggttcAGTGGAAATGAACGGGCAACATCAACAGAGATTTTGGCTTCTCAATTGTCTTTTCTTGATTCCTTACGTCGCCCTCCTTCAAATATCTTAGATctaaggttattttcctgacctTCAATACATGTTGAGAAGGTGGCAAGGATGGAGGATGCAAAGAATGTCCTGCCAGTTTCTCTTAGGCATTTCCAATGTGACCTGTCTTTTTCCAGACGGACATTAAGAGGTGTGTGGTGAAGTTAGATGCCGTTCCTCAGACCCATTGGCTGTCTCCCGTTGCCCAATCCTGCAAGCACTTTCTATCAACACTGTACATCTACATTATGAAGGAGCCATGAAAGACTTGGGAGAAGAATTCAGGTTGAAAGAACGCACCCTTGGAAGTCCTGACGCTTCAGTCAGACTTGATGATGGAACATGATGGAAGATTGATGGCTGTCTAAAGTGACTTTCCTTCTTGCCAAGTACAAGTCACAGTATCACATTTGTACAATCATCAATATCAAAACAATGACTGCTCTTCTTCCAAAGAGTAGTCAATTTCATATGGGTAGTTCCACCAATTAGGTGCCCTTTTTAGTGCGACCTAAATTTAACATTGTCATTAGAGCAGATGATCAACTTAACAATTCCACCCAAAGtcttggtatttgtttcatgagTCCATTGTtgacagtcccaaaatgttttgcatgtcagcaataaAGTTTAAGATGTATAGCTTTCCAAATTCAGCCGGTATGATGCATCAGACTAGAAGTCAAAATGCAACATTTTCGCATGTATTTTGTTTaattttccatgtggtctatattaaagggcacgtCATTAATATAATAGGCTTTGAAAATTTAaatgtgcacaatttctacttaaaatcaaagggacgcaaaaggaACTTATTTTGTGGAACGACTCATACGCTTCAGATCAACTTTTGCTTAAAGTACTTGTACAGAACCATGTATCTTTCAGTGTCGTAATGCATTTTCCACTACTGTGTCGGAGTGAGTACTGTGGTAGGCATATCATCTCTGGGACTTTACACTGAAGAAATGGACAAAGCGATAGCATTTGCTCTATGGACAATAAATCCAATTGTTTTGCTGCACCACTGTAGAGGACATGAATTGTATGATGAGCTATTACTGTTGTGGGACGCAACAGTCTAGCCAGGCTTTGCACACTTTACAGTGCTGTTGATCTCAGTGGTGTATTTGCTaggaacgaaacggggagggtCAACCTTGCATTTGTCGCAATGTTTTGttacggtgtgcactaatgaatacttTCCCATTGATTACAAGACAGAATGATGCCTTTGGGGGATATTTTAGAATgttggatatttttttaaaccttacTAATGTATTTTATTCAGATACTGTAGTGACGATTGAATCTTAAAGTATATTTCCTGTGGTCCAGTATTTACTTATTGTGCTGTATATACTTTCATATGCAAAATAAACTTTTAAACACTATCGCGATAAGTGCTGTAAACAGGAGTGAGATCACCACAATTAGATTGTTACATTTGTTTTTATTCAACTGATCCATTGGGTTCAATACAGCCTCTATGAGAAGGACAACTTGATTATGGTAGCATTAAATTAAGGGCTGAACACACTTATCACTTGTTACACAAGCAGCTGTCTTTTGGCACAATGACCACATCTAGAATCTGTTTTATCCTCCCCAAACCCCAATGGGAGAAAACACAACACTAACCTAGATCAGCATTAATTAAGGGGCAAGAAAATCAAATGGAACAAAGTCTAGTGCTTGTTATTACTCCCTGTCACCTCCTGGTGGTCAAGAGGAGCGGCGGTAGGTGATGTGCAAATGCTGCATAAGTGGCCCACCCTCCATCGCCATGGAGACAGTCTGCTCAAGCTTCCCATCTGGTCTCAGCTGGAACACTCTGGAAATCTGAGGGAGAGAACAGGCATCCATCATATCCTAATGACTGTGGTTTAACCAGAGTAGTGCACTTGACACCAGAGTATCCAATTGGAAGGGAGCTTGTTAAATTCGTTAACTTTATTGGATCTGTCAATTTTGTAAAACTTGACGTAACAAATGTCAAGATCCAAAAGGACCAGAAAGTTTTAAGCAACTTGGCACAAGGTAGCTTCTAAGCCCAAGCCCTAAGCTCCCCGGTATTTACAGATCAGGAAATAGCAAAGCAGTAAGTTGTTTTTGGACCAACCATTGAATATCTATTAGGGGCATAGGCCAAATTTTGTTGGATCAAAAAGAGTATCGACAGACTGGAAAGTGGCAGTCTCACCTGCTGTACATGGGGTTCTTTAGCGAAGGAGGTTCTGGCCAGGGCATGGGTGTGTAGAGTTAACTGCTGTCCAGTCAGGTCTCCTTCCTCAATCTCCACCAGGCCTGTAGAGAAGAGAACACCAGATTTAAGAGGTTCTGATCTCTCATGGACAGATCTATGCAAACATAACCGGTACTGTAGAATCTGTTGGGAACTAATGGGATAATGAGCAGCAGTAGTTTTGTCAGGCATGTGTTGTCTGACAGATGTTATTtctatgtaaaatattctgtaacaagtgttgtttttgtgctcaATGGTGGATCTATTCTGTATCAACACTTTGTTCTGTTGGAATTTAGAATTCCCAAATCAAAGCTTTTGATTAAGTGGCCCACCCTTGGTGGCCTCTTCTTTACACTCTTTGGATAATTCATTCCAATCATTTTAAAGTTAACAGCAGGTATTTTGCATGTAAGTTTAAGTATTTTGATATCTTCACAAATCTACAAAACAGCCAGGAACAAATAAGTTGGTGTAAGTTGTTGTTGTATGGTCTGTGAGAAACCAATAGACAAAAAGCATTTCCCCTTTAGCATGCAGTGGCTGCGAGGCCAGGGGGATTCAGATGACACCATCAACAATAAGACAAGAGTACACATGAAACCCATGTTTCATGTGtactttttaatattttttttaattcgcAGGCGTTGGCATCTTTCGAAATTTGGAGGGGACATTTGGCCATAACttgcaaagagagagggtggaactCCTTGTTCTGGTTCCGCTCCTCGTTCTAGCAGCTTTTCATCTCTTCCCTCAATACGTATGGAACCAGAACTTAAATCGAGCAGCTGACTAATTACGTGAGACTTCAGATTTGGGTTATCTGAGATTAGAGGTTCAGACCTGCTGGTTTAATAGCTTAGTTGAACTGACAGATGAAAGGTTGCAGATTCAAGTTCCACTCGGGCAACGCTCTAAATGATCTGAGGGGTAAGTATAGGCTAGGTCTAAGCATTGAACAGTCTCGTACCTGAGTTCTGTGCTATAATGAAGGCTACTCTGTTGCCGCCTGGTTGTATTCTGATGAAGCCACACTCCCTGTGCATAGGTTTCTTATTCTCAGCATTGAATGCATTAAACCTGCAGAACAGGGGAAATAAAATGTACACATGATTATTATAACACTGCATGTTCATCCTAGCCCGGAAACCCAACGGCGAATTTCACGTCGGGCATAAATTAGCATTTGGTTCAGAAATTATCTCATGACCTCGTagaggatttcatcatacatgtcaagcagtgaagtttcagcgcTCTGTCCATGGCCTCTTCCTCGATACGCACCGAGTGTCCTTTCCCATCTTGTCCAGATGTCTAACATTTCATGTAAACCCCGCTTGTTTGcgtcgaagtagcggtccttgtacctagcatcaaGCATGGTGGCGACAGTAAAGGTGGTTctgagagaatgccaccgaattgCTTATTCACAGCCTCTTGTAGAGTACTTTTGCAAgttaaccccacggtctgtgtcggcagttttgttgagcaggcgtttaaatgccatgacagagggtatcacgtctgctgcagacgcagttgatgaaCGTATTTCTCGattcagttgttcgaatggagctaggagtgtgttcaaGTTTTAAACAGGTTCTCAAATGCCATTTaaaaatggcagcagcggtatgagaaccagcacattgaGGATGCAATACGgttttcctcagtacgaaatcctcatcgacccactgtgctgtcagactcagcatgctcatggggctgacgtcgctggtccaaatgtcagtcatgaagctaatagcagtgacgcccatagcaagtagctcatggatgtcggtttcaacaatactgtgcaaCTCTGGTAGggtaacat is part of the Salmo trutta chromosome 31, fSalTru1.1, whole genome shotgun sequence genome and encodes:
- the thap4 gene encoding peroxynitrite isomerase THAP4, whose amino-acid sequence is MACPFHQSAELNPTLLALDWLLGVWESDEPGEGSFSSIPPFRYNERLHFSHVGQPVINFMFNAFNAENKKPMHRECGFIRIQPGGNRVAFIIAQNSGLVEIEEGDLTGQQLTLHTHALARTSFAKEPHVQQISRVFQLRPDGKLEQTVSMAMEGGPLMQHLHITYRRSS
- the LOC115170014 gene encoding bcl-2-related ovarian killer protein homolog A, which codes for MEVIRRSSVFAAGMMEAFDHSPSDKELVSKSKALCRDYIHSRLNLYGLGSSKTQVDSTLCDVAAVLLCLGDELECMRPSVYRNVARQLNISVAMETMVSDAFVAVATEIFAAGITWGKVVSMYAVAGALAVDCVRQNQPATVQTIVDSLGQFVRKNLAPWLKKRGGWTDIKRCVVKLDAVPQTHWLSPVAQSCKHFLSTLYIYIMKEP